Proteins from a genomic interval of Panthera uncia isolate 11264 chromosome C1 unlocalized genomic scaffold, Puncia_PCG_1.0 HiC_scaffold_4, whole genome shotgun sequence:
- the NSUN4 gene encoding 5-methylcytosine rRNA methyltransferase NSUN4 isoform X2, with the protein MTSSPPFLLELSARPPSPLEKCLSDNPFLPGSPPPTGKRFNPVLTLEVPLASRQGYSDHPAHTSGLSPDPGKGCSDSPHPLESPHLSRDPFSGLSCSPGISSITATPASLPPPVPSPPPPPPPPPSPPPQPPLRPGRCSFEPCYPLFGRPYCREPIISGSPPSSPCFDRRSLLGSPSVRPRSPYCSWISPLRTPRPCPRSPYTDQQTYLCYCGYPSALAATEPKFPATQLALQNFDMTYSVQFGDLWPSIRVSLLSEQKYGALVNNFAAWDHVSGKLEKLSARDFVNDSISHGELEPESGQTATPSLASGTCSPNLRCFTFARGDVSRFPPARLGSLGVMDYYLMDAASLLPVLALGLQSGDTVLDLCAAPGGKTLALLQTGCCRLPHGSRWLLELQLSHSSSRQEEKIGQSRCQ; encoded by the exons ATGACCTCGTCTCCGCCTTTCCTCCTAGAACTTTCGGCCCGGCCGCCCTCACCCCTCGAAAAATGTCTTAGCGACAACCCCTTCCTTCCTGGGTCTCCGCCGCCCACTGGGAAAAGATTCAACCCTGTCCTCACCCTCGAGGTGCCTCTGGCGTCCAGGCAAGGTTACAGCGATCACCCTGCCCACACTTCTGGCCTTTCCCCAGACCCAGGCAAAGGATGCAGCGACTCTCCTCACCCCCTGGAATCTCCTCACCTCTCCAGAGACCCTTTCTCTGGCCTCAGCTGTAGCCCTGGAATTTCTTCCATAACCGCCACGCCCGCCTCCCTACCCCCTCCggttccctccccgcccccaccgcccccaccgcccccttccccacctccacagCCTCCCCTGCGCCCTGGGAGATGTTCTTTTGAACCCTGTTATCCACTCTTTGGAAGGCCTTACTGCCGTGAGCCTATTATCTCGGGTTCGCCCCCTTCGAGCCCTTGTTTTGACCGGCGCAGCCTTCTGGGGTCACCCTCTGTTCGTCCACGGAGCCCTTATTGCAGCTGGATCAGTCCCCTGAGAACACCGCGTCCCTGTCCCCGAAGCCCTTACACTGACCAGCAGACTTACCTGTGTTACTGTGGATACCCTTCAGCCCTG gcTGCCACAGAGCCCAAATTTCCTGCCACCCAACTGGCTCTGCAGAATTTTGACATGACCTACAGTGTGCAATTTGGTGATCTTTGGCCATCCATCCGGGTCAGTCTCCTTTCAGAGCAGAAGTATGGTGCACTGGTCAATAACTTTGCTGCCTGGGATCATGTGAGTGGAAAGCTGGAGAAGCTGAGTGCCAGGGACTTTGTGAATGACTCCATCTCCCATGGGGAACTGGAGCCTGAGAGTGGCCAAACTGCAACTCCATCCCTAGCCTCTGGGACCTGCAGCCCGAACCTTCGATGCTTCACTTTCGCCAGAGGGGATGTCAGCCGGTTCCCCCCTGCCAG GCTTGGCAGCCTGGGTGTCATGGACTACTACCTGATGGATGCTGCTTCCTTGCTGCCTGTCTTGGCCCTTGGCCTGCAGTCTGGTGACACTGTGCTTGACTTATGTGCGGCCCCTGGGGGAAAGACACTAGCACTGCTTCAGACTGGCTGTTGCC GATTGCCTCATGGCTCAAGATGGCTCCTAGAACTCCAGTTATCACATTCAAGTTcaagacaggaagaaaagattGG GCAATCTCGCTGCCAATGA
- the NSUN4 gene encoding 5-methylcytosine rRNA methyltransferase NSUN4 isoform X1 — protein sequence MTSSPPFLLELSARPPSPLEKCLSDNPFLPGSPPPTGKRFNPVLTLEVPLASRQGYSDHPAHTSGLSPDPGKGCSDSPHPLESPHLSRDPFSGLSCSPGISSITATPASLPPPVPSPPPPPPPPPSPPPQPPLRPGRCSFEPCYPLFGRPYCREPIISGSPPSSPCFDRRSLLGSPSVRPRSPYCSWISPLRTPRPCPRSPYTDQQTYLCYCGYPSALAATEPKFPATQLALQNFDMTYSVQFGDLWPSIRVSLLSEQKYGALVNNFAAWDHVSGKLEKLSARDFVNDSISHGELEPESGQTATPSLASGTCSPNLRCFTFARGDVSRFPPARLGSLGVMDYYLMDAASLLPVLALGLQSGDTVLDLCAAPGGKTLALLQTGCCRNLAANDLSTSRTVRLQKVLHSYVPQDIRDRNRVRVTSWDGRKWGELEGDTYDRVLVDVPCTTDRHSLHEEENNIFQRSRKKERQMLPMLQMQLLAAGLLATKPGGHVVYSTCSLSHLQNEYVVQGTIEFLANQYSIKVQVEDLSHFRKLFMDTFSFFPSCQVGELVIPNLLANFGPMYFCKMCRLT from the exons ATGACCTCGTCTCCGCCTTTCCTCCTAGAACTTTCGGCCCGGCCGCCCTCACCCCTCGAAAAATGTCTTAGCGACAACCCCTTCCTTCCTGGGTCTCCGCCGCCCACTGGGAAAAGATTCAACCCTGTCCTCACCCTCGAGGTGCCTCTGGCGTCCAGGCAAGGTTACAGCGATCACCCTGCCCACACTTCTGGCCTTTCCCCAGACCCAGGCAAAGGATGCAGCGACTCTCCTCACCCCCTGGAATCTCCTCACCTCTCCAGAGACCCTTTCTCTGGCCTCAGCTGTAGCCCTGGAATTTCTTCCATAACCGCCACGCCCGCCTCCCTACCCCCTCCggttccctccccgcccccaccgcccccaccgcccccttccccacctccacagCCTCCCCTGCGCCCTGGGAGATGTTCTTTTGAACCCTGTTATCCACTCTTTGGAAGGCCTTACTGCCGTGAGCCTATTATCTCGGGTTCGCCCCCTTCGAGCCCTTGTTTTGACCGGCGCAGCCTTCTGGGGTCACCCTCTGTTCGTCCACGGAGCCCTTATTGCAGCTGGATCAGTCCCCTGAGAACACCGCGTCCCTGTCCCCGAAGCCCTTACACTGACCAGCAGACTTACCTGTGTTACTGTGGATACCCTTCAGCCCTG gcTGCCACAGAGCCCAAATTTCCTGCCACCCAACTGGCTCTGCAGAATTTTGACATGACCTACAGTGTGCAATTTGGTGATCTTTGGCCATCCATCCGGGTCAGTCTCCTTTCAGAGCAGAAGTATGGTGCACTGGTCAATAACTTTGCTGCCTGGGATCATGTGAGTGGAAAGCTGGAGAAGCTGAGTGCCAGGGACTTTGTGAATGACTCCATCTCCCATGGGGAACTGGAGCCTGAGAGTGGCCAAACTGCAACTCCATCCCTAGCCTCTGGGACCTGCAGCCCGAACCTTCGATGCTTCACTTTCGCCAGAGGGGATGTCAGCCGGTTCCCCCCTGCCAG GCTTGGCAGCCTGGGTGTCATGGACTACTACCTGATGGATGCTGCTTCCTTGCTGCCTGTCTTGGCCCTTGGCCTGCAGTCTGGTGACACTGTGCTTGACTTATGTGCGGCCCCTGGGGGAAAGACACTAGCACTGCTTCAGACTGGCTGTTGCC GCAATCTCGCTGCCAATGATCTGTCCACTTCTCGAACAGTCAGACTACAGAAGGTTCTTCACAGCTATGTGCCTCAAGATATCAGGGATAGGAATCGAGTTCGAGTCACCTCATGGGATGGCAGGAAGTGGGGAGAACTGGAGGGGGACACCTATGACCGG GTGCTGGTGGATGTGCCCTGTACCACAGACCGCCACTCCCTTCATGAGGAGGAGAACAACATCTTTCAGCGGTCGAGGAAGAAGGAGCGGCAGATGTTGCCTATGCTTCAGATGCAGCTGCTCGC GGCTGGACTCCTTGCCACCAAACCAGGAGGCCACGTTGTCTATTCCACCTGCTCACTCTCGCATTTACAGAATGAGTATGTGGTGCAAGGCACCATCGAGTTCCTGGCCAATCAATACAGCATCAAGGTTCAGGTGGAAGACCTGAGTCACTTCCGAAAGCTTTTCAtggacacattttctttcttcccatcctgCCAGGTTGGGGAACTGGTAATCCCAAACCTCTTGGCCAATTTTGGGCCTATGTACTTTTGCAAAATGTGTAGGCTGACATAG
- the NSUN4 gene encoding 5-methylcytosine rRNA methyltransferase NSUN4 isoform X3, producing the protein MAALVVRGVPGVLKRAHFATIPRRHRHKKKWAATEPKFPATQLALQNFDMTYSVQFGDLWPSIRVSLLSEQKYGALVNNFAAWDHVSGKLEKLSARDFVNDSISHGELEPESGQTATPSLASGTCSPNLRCFTFARGDVSRFPPARLGSLGVMDYYLMDAASLLPVLALGLQSGDTVLDLCAAPGGKTLALLQTGCCRNLAANDLSTSRTVRLQKVLHSYVPQDIRDRNRVRVTSWDGRKWGELEGDTYDRVLVDVPCTTDRHSLHEEENNIFQRSRKKERQMLPMLQMQLLAAGLLATKPGGHVVYSTCSLSHLQNEYVVQGTIEFLANQYSIKVQVEDLSHFRKLFMDTFSFFPSCQVGELVIPNLLANFGPMYFCKMCRLT; encoded by the exons ATGGCTGCGCTGGTAGTGAGGGGTGTGCCCGGCGTGCTGAAGCGTGCGCACTTCGCGACCATCCCGCGGAGACATCGACATAAGAAGAAATGG gcTGCCACAGAGCCCAAATTTCCTGCCACCCAACTGGCTCTGCAGAATTTTGACATGACCTACAGTGTGCAATTTGGTGATCTTTGGCCATCCATCCGGGTCAGTCTCCTTTCAGAGCAGAAGTATGGTGCACTGGTCAATAACTTTGCTGCCTGGGATCATGTGAGTGGAAAGCTGGAGAAGCTGAGTGCCAGGGACTTTGTGAATGACTCCATCTCCCATGGGGAACTGGAGCCTGAGAGTGGCCAAACTGCAACTCCATCCCTAGCCTCTGGGACCTGCAGCCCGAACCTTCGATGCTTCACTTTCGCCAGAGGGGATGTCAGCCGGTTCCCCCCTGCCAG GCTTGGCAGCCTGGGTGTCATGGACTACTACCTGATGGATGCTGCTTCCTTGCTGCCTGTCTTGGCCCTTGGCCTGCAGTCTGGTGACACTGTGCTTGACTTATGTGCGGCCCCTGGGGGAAAGACACTAGCACTGCTTCAGACTGGCTGTTGCC GCAATCTCGCTGCCAATGATCTGTCCACTTCTCGAACAGTCAGACTACAGAAGGTTCTTCACAGCTATGTGCCTCAAGATATCAGGGATAGGAATCGAGTTCGAGTCACCTCATGGGATGGCAGGAAGTGGGGAGAACTGGAGGGGGACACCTATGACCGG GTGCTGGTGGATGTGCCCTGTACCACAGACCGCCACTCCCTTCATGAGGAGGAGAACAACATCTTTCAGCGGTCGAGGAAGAAGGAGCGGCAGATGTTGCCTATGCTTCAGATGCAGCTGCTCGC GGCTGGACTCCTTGCCACCAAACCAGGAGGCCACGTTGTCTATTCCACCTGCTCACTCTCGCATTTACAGAATGAGTATGTGGTGCAAGGCACCATCGAGTTCCTGGCCAATCAATACAGCATCAAGGTTCAGGTGGAAGACCTGAGTCACTTCCGAAAGCTTTTCAtggacacattttctttcttcccatcctgCCAGGTTGGGGAACTGGTAATCCCAAACCTCTTGGCCAATTTTGGGCCTATGTACTTTTGCAAAATGTGTAGGCTGACATAG
- the NSUN4 gene encoding 5-methylcytosine rRNA methyltransferase NSUN4 isoform X4 encodes MTYSVQFGDLWPSIRVSLLSEQKYGALVNNFAAWDHVSGKLEKLSARDFVNDSISHGELEPESGQTATPSLASGTCSPNLRCFTFARGDVSRFPPARLGSLGVMDYYLMDAASLLPVLALGLQSGDTVLDLCAAPGGKTLALLQTGCCRNLAANDLSTSRTVRLQKVLHSYVPQDIRDRNRVRVTSWDGRKWGELEGDTYDRVLVDVPCTTDRHSLHEEENNIFQRSRKKERQMLPMLQMQLLAAGLLATKPGGHVVYSTCSLSHLQNEYVVQGTIEFLANQYSIKVQVEDLSHFRKLFMDTFSFFPSCQVGELVIPNLLANFGPMYFCKMCRLT; translated from the exons ATGACCTACAGTGTGCAATTTGGTGATCTTTGGCCATCCATCCGGGTCAGTCTCCTTTCAGAGCAGAAGTATGGTGCACTGGTCAATAACTTTGCTGCCTGGGATCATGTGAGTGGAAAGCTGGAGAAGCTGAGTGCCAGGGACTTTGTGAATGACTCCATCTCCCATGGGGAACTGGAGCCTGAGAGTGGCCAAACTGCAACTCCATCCCTAGCCTCTGGGACCTGCAGCCCGAACCTTCGATGCTTCACTTTCGCCAGAGGGGATGTCAGCCGGTTCCCCCCTGCCAG GCTTGGCAGCCTGGGTGTCATGGACTACTACCTGATGGATGCTGCTTCCTTGCTGCCTGTCTTGGCCCTTGGCCTGCAGTCTGGTGACACTGTGCTTGACTTATGTGCGGCCCCTGGGGGAAAGACACTAGCACTGCTTCAGACTGGCTGTTGCC GCAATCTCGCTGCCAATGATCTGTCCACTTCTCGAACAGTCAGACTACAGAAGGTTCTTCACAGCTATGTGCCTCAAGATATCAGGGATAGGAATCGAGTTCGAGTCACCTCATGGGATGGCAGGAAGTGGGGAGAACTGGAGGGGGACACCTATGACCGG GTGCTGGTGGATGTGCCCTGTACCACAGACCGCCACTCCCTTCATGAGGAGGAGAACAACATCTTTCAGCGGTCGAGGAAGAAGGAGCGGCAGATGTTGCCTATGCTTCAGATGCAGCTGCTCGC GGCTGGACTCCTTGCCACCAAACCAGGAGGCCACGTTGTCTATTCCACCTGCTCACTCTCGCATTTACAGAATGAGTATGTGGTGCAAGGCACCATCGAGTTCCTGGCCAATCAATACAGCATCAAGGTTCAGGTGGAAGACCTGAGTCACTTCCGAAAGCTTTTCAtggacacattttctttcttcccatcctgCCAGGTTGGGGAACTGGTAATCCCAAACCTCTTGGCCAATTTTGGGCCTATGTACTTTTGCAAAATGTGTAGGCTGACATAG